In the Clostridium sporogenes genome, one interval contains:
- a CDS encoding proline reductase, whose translation MSMSAEHAEELKNEPAVVCCRTEEGTILSADNLEDPNIFPDMVDSRLLTIPEGCLQVGEVIGAKLLKTIDSLTPLTKDIVENPNSFGENKKIKIELPEEKAVLKNNLKSGDIITLEDLENPMHFEKLKDSLLIELNEKVLIRGEVVGAKLTKDVPAISPIMASMLEGFDEKSLEITGDSEKIDFNSVIPLKGNRGVLRLKIEEGKGIYIEIPYTQL comes from the coding sequence ATGTCAATGTCAGCAGAACATGCAGAAGAGTTAAAAAATGAACCTGCAGTAGTGTGTTGTAGAACAGAAGAAGGAACAATATTATCTGCAGACAATTTAGAAGATCCGAATATATTTCCAGATATGGTGGATTCGAGGCTATTAACTATACCAGAAGGATGCTTACAAGTAGGAGAGGTAATAGGAGCAAAATTATTAAAAACTATAGATTCATTAACACCATTAACTAAAGATATAGTAGAAAATCCTAATTCTTTTGGCGAAAATAAAAAAATAAAAATAGAATTACCAGAAGAAAAAGCGGTTTTAAAAAATAATTTAAAATCTGGAGATATTATAACCTTAGAAGACTTGGAAAATCCTATGCATTTTGAGAAGCTTAAAGATTCTTTATTGATAGAATTAAATGAAAAGGTTTTGATTAGGGGAGAAGTAGTAGGTGCTAAATTAACTAAAGATGTTCCTGCTATATCACCTATAATGGCTTCAATGCTTGAAGGCTTCGATGAAAAATCCTTGGAAATAACAGGAGATTCTGAAAAAATAGACTTTAATTCGGTTATTCCTCTTAAAGGTAATAGAGGGGTTTTAAGATTAAAAATTGAAGAAGGTAAAGGTATTTATATAGAGATACCTTATACACAATTATAA
- the prdC gene encoding proline reductase-associated electron transfer protein PrdC — protein sequence MEKLYKFSLKMHVGAPDTSCVKKGQKVKRGECIAEPNGLGAKIHTSVTGVVDKVTDTEIIIKADGNQTKEFVKIKKCDNLVDTVFEAGIVGAGGAGFPTHIKLKSDNKDGYIIANCVECEPALHHNMKVIEETPELIINGIKYAMKATNSKKGYIAIKAKHEKAVKVLEKSLKNVNDIEIKLLKDLYPMGEERAIIHAIFDKWLDVTELPIEAKCIVMNAETLANITRAVEEGKPVIDKDITVIGKLKSGNKPNIFLQVPVGTPVKDLIEKSGGIDGEYGELVIGGPYTGKAGHIEKDVVTKISGGAIVTIPLPEYKGSLGLLVCACGANEERLKDVATKMNAKIAGVVDCKNIEYPKGKGNGPGKCKTPGE from the coding sequence ATGGAGAAGTTATATAAATTCTCCCTTAAGATGCACGTAGGTGCACCAGATACGTCTTGTGTAAAGAAAGGACAAAAGGTGAAAAGAGGTGAATGTATAGCAGAGCCAAATGGACTTGGTGCTAAAATACATACTAGTGTGACTGGTGTAGTAGATAAAGTTACAGATACAGAAATTATAATTAAGGCAGATGGAAATCAAACAAAAGAATTCGTTAAAATTAAAAAATGCGACAATTTAGTAGATACTGTATTTGAAGCAGGGATAGTTGGAGCTGGTGGAGCAGGTTTCCCAACTCATATAAAACTAAAGTCAGATAATAAAGATGGCTATATTATAGCAAATTGTGTAGAATGCGAACCAGCACTTCATCACAATATGAAAGTTATAGAAGAAACACCTGAATTAATAATAAATGGTATTAAGTATGCTATGAAAGCTACTAATTCAAAAAAAGGATACATAGCAATAAAAGCAAAACATGAAAAAGCTGTTAAAGTATTAGAAAAATCATTAAAAAATGTAAATGATATAGAGATAAAATTACTTAAAGATTTATACCCAATGGGTGAAGAAAGAGCTATAATTCATGCAATATTTGATAAATGGTTAGATGTAACAGAGCTTCCTATAGAAGCAAAGTGTATTGTAATGAATGCTGAAACTTTAGCAAATATTACAAGAGCTGTAGAAGAAGGAAAACCAGTCATAGATAAAGATATAACAGTAATAGGAAAATTAAAATCAGGTAATAAACCAAATATATTTCTACAGGTGCCAGTTGGAACACCAGTAAAAGATTTGATAGAAAAATCTGGTGGAATAGATGGTGAATATGGAGAACTAGTAATAGGTGGACCATACACTGGAAAAGCTGGACACATAGAAAAAGATGTTGTTACTAAAATATCTGGTGGAGCTATAGTTACAATACCATTACCAGAATATAAAGGATCATTAGGACTACTAGTATGTGCCTGTGGAGCTAATGAAGAAAGATTAAAAGATGTAGCAACTAAGATGAATGCAAAAATTGCAGGAGTAGTTGATTGCAAAAATATAGAATATCCAAAAGGTAAAGGAAATGGACCAGGAAAATGTAAAACACCTGGTGAATGA
- a CDS encoding electron transporter, translating into MQLKKDGAERILISNCNDCSNTVMQIAPKANMPVYHHTDHIFRTIDYTLTRRLPEGEK; encoded by the coding sequence ATGCAGTTAAAAAAAGACGGAGCAGAAAGAATATTAATATCAAATTGTAATGACTGTTCAAATACAGTTATGCAAATAGCTCCTAAGGCTAATATGCCAGTATATCATCATACTGATCACATATTTAGAACAATTGATTATACATTAACAAGAAGACTTCCAGAGGGAGAAAAGTAA